One part of the Marinobacter sp. M3C genome encodes these proteins:
- a CDS encoding MFS transporter, which yields MHRGASATYVQCSLRLVLCYESAFRNLHQTIMQSSTAHTDPHSLSAFLVFLGAAFAFSVVMIGTTMPTPLYPIYQDAFGFSQLMITIIFAAYAFGVIAALVITGRWSDQLGRRPLLFAGIVCSIISDLVFWQADGLAMILVGRVLSGLSAGIFTGTATVAVLELAPPHWRERATFFATAANMGGLGLGPMLAGALSQYLPSPLELTYLIHIALALLAFICIWRAPETVTRPTQPKLSLQRLNVPPEVRGVFVPAAIAGFAGFAVCGFFTSIAPAMMGKVLGYDNRLLVGVVAGSIFIASTLGQFLQGKLPLRLRLPIGCATLVAGVTPVALGIHFQSLTLFMAGAVIAGMGQGIAFRAGLGAINAACPPAERAAVTSTFFIVAYIAISVPVIGIGLMASLLSLKATGIIFSVFVGFMAAVALLILLWRDHRTN from the coding sequence ATTCATAGAGGGGCTTCTGCGACCTATGTACAATGCTCTCTGCGGTTAGTTCTTTGTTACGAATCAGCCTTCCGAAACCTTCACCAGACCATTATGCAATCATCAACTGCCCACACAGACCCTCACAGCTTATCAGCATTCCTGGTGTTTCTCGGCGCCGCCTTCGCGTTCAGCGTGGTGATGATCGGCACCACCATGCCGACCCCGCTCTATCCCATCTATCAGGACGCCTTCGGGTTTTCTCAGTTAATGATCACCATTATCTTTGCTGCGTACGCCTTCGGTGTCATTGCAGCACTGGTCATCACGGGGCGCTGGTCTGATCAGTTGGGTCGCCGGCCGTTGCTGTTTGCCGGCATCGTGTGTTCGATTATCAGCGACCTGGTGTTCTGGCAGGCCGACGGGCTAGCAATGATTCTTGTGGGCCGTGTCCTGTCCGGGCTCTCCGCGGGTATTTTTACCGGCACCGCGACCGTGGCCGTGCTGGAACTGGCACCACCACACTGGCGTGAGCGGGCCACGTTTTTTGCCACCGCCGCGAATATGGGCGGTTTGGGCCTCGGCCCTATGCTCGCGGGCGCACTTTCACAATACCTGCCCTCTCCACTGGAATTAACCTACCTGATACACATCGCGCTTGCCCTTCTGGCATTCATCTGTATCTGGCGAGCGCCGGAAACCGTAACAAGACCGACTCAGCCAAAGCTGTCACTTCAGCGCCTGAATGTGCCCCCGGAGGTGCGCGGTGTGTTTGTACCTGCCGCCATCGCCGGCTTTGCTGGTTTTGCGGTTTGTGGTTTTTTCACCTCGATTGCGCCAGCGATGATGGGCAAAGTGCTGGGTTATGACAACCGTCTGCTGGTCGGCGTTGTCGCGGGCAGTATCTTTATTGCCTCAACACTCGGCCAGTTCTTGCAGGGCAAACTGCCGTTGCGCCTGCGTTTACCCATCGGGTGCGCCACGCTTGTTGCCGGGGTGACGCCCGTAGCGCTGGGTATCCATTTTCAGTCGCTCACCCTGTTCATGGCCGGTGCAGTCATCGCTGGCATGGGCCAGGGAATCGCTTTTCGCGCCGGCCTGGGCGCTATAAACGCAGCTTGTCCGCCGGCGGAGCGCGCCGCGGTAACCTCAACCTTCTTTATTGTTGCCTACATCGCCATCTCAGTGCCGGTGATTGGCATCGGCTTGATGGCCAGCCTGCTCAGCCTTAAAGCAACCGGTATTATCTTTTCCGTCTTCGTTGGCTTTATGGCGGCCGTGGCATTGCTGATTCTTTTATGGCGTGATCACCGTACAAACTGA
- a CDS encoding homocysteine S-methyltransferase family protein — translation MRSVVLLDGGLGQEIYRRAANVSSPLWSVAVMHEQPDVVTAVHANFIRAGAKTLSLNTYTATPSRLRRHGQLEQLAAIHQHAFELLGQALEATGADVDIAGCLPPLAGSYQGQPARSFEDLRGEYAVLVKQQAAADVLLIETMTNTLEACAACAAASELGKPYGVAFRLEADGKLMSGEILAEAVSAVSPYSPTAIMLNCCDPELISAAMPELVRLYPCVGGYANAFKSVDALAQGGSVDALEAREDISPQAYVAHVRQWLADGATVIGGCCEITPEHVRHIVAALADDYQFIRFSQQPVSNS, via the coding sequence ATGCGATCTGTAGTACTTCTTGATGGTGGCCTCGGCCAGGAAATTTACCGGCGTGCTGCGAATGTCAGTTCGCCGCTATGGTCGGTTGCGGTCATGCACGAGCAGCCAGACGTGGTTACCGCAGTACACGCTAACTTCATCCGCGCTGGTGCCAAAACGTTATCGCTGAACACTTACACCGCTACGCCATCCCGTTTACGGCGGCACGGCCAGTTGGAACAATTGGCGGCTATTCACCAACACGCTTTCGAGTTGCTGGGGCAAGCTTTAGAAGCCACCGGTGCAGATGTGGATATTGCCGGTTGCCTGCCGCCCCTAGCCGGAAGTTATCAGGGCCAGCCGGCGCGTTCGTTTGAAGATTTGCGGGGTGAATACGCGGTGCTGGTAAAGCAGCAAGCCGCCGCAGACGTGCTGTTGATTGAAACAATGACCAATACCCTGGAAGCCTGTGCGGCCTGCGCCGCCGCGAGCGAGTTGGGCAAGCCTTATGGTGTCGCGTTCCGCCTTGAGGCAGACGGAAAGTTAATGTCTGGTGAAATCCTGGCTGAGGCGGTTTCCGCAGTTTCACCATACTCGCCCACGGCGATAATGTTGAACTGCTGTGATCCCGAGTTAATTTCTGCTGCAATGCCCGAGCTGGTTAGGTTGTACCCGTGCGTCGGAGGTTATGCCAACGCTTTCAAGTCTGTGGATGCCCTGGCGCAGGGTGGTTCGGTGGATGCACTGGAGGCGCGGGAAGATATTTCCCCGCAGGCCTATGTGGCCCATGTGCGCCAGTGGCTGGCTGACGGGGCGACGGTTATTGGCGGCTGCTGCGAGATTACACCGGAGCACGTCCGGCACATCGTGGCGGCCCTTGCCGACGACTATCAGTTTATTCGGTTCTCCCAGCAGCCTGTGTCAAACTCCTGA
- a CDS encoding DUF2750 domain-containing protein, with the protein MSSNELTDVLEMNGEERYDYFLSAVLEERDIWILINADNRFLKLVSEDEGVAHMPVWPSAEFAAEYAKGSDDLTPKSISLPDFFKKWVPGLTKDKLEVGVFPGAEGTLWITSPEELKRDLQEEMSSF; encoded by the coding sequence ATGAGCAGCAATGAATTAACCGACGTGCTCGAAATGAACGGCGAAGAGCGCTACGACTACTTTTTGAGCGCCGTGCTTGAAGAGCGGGATATCTGGATACTGATTAATGCCGACAACCGTTTTCTGAAACTTGTTTCAGAAGATGAGGGCGTGGCGCACATGCCGGTGTGGCCTAGCGCCGAGTTCGCCGCGGAATATGCCAAAGGCTCAGACGATTTGACCCCGAAAAGCATTTCCCTGCCAGACTTTTTCAAAAAATGGGTGCCGGGCTTGACCAAAGATAAACTGGAAGTGGGCGTGTTCCCCGGCGCGGAAGGTACTTTGTGGATAACCTCGCCGGAAGAACTAAAACGCGATCTGCAAGAAGAGATGTCGAGCTTTTAG
- a CDS encoding NAD(P)-dependent alcohol dehydrogenase — protein MKSITLSSPGGLGHLSLNDSAEPGEPENGEIRVRIHACSLNYHDYAVVVGAIPTEDQRIPMADGAGVVDAVGEGVSEFKVGDHVVSTFFPEWLTGPAPIDNFSTTPGDGQDGYAREQVVRPTNWFTLAPKGYTHAEAATLTTAGLTAWRALVINGGLKAGDTVLTLGTGGVSVFALQFAKMMGARVISTSSSDEKLERLTALGADHTINYKTTPAWGAKVQELTNGIGVDHVIEVGGPGTLPESIDAVRIGGHIALIGVLTGRAGDIPTAKLMAKQARLQGLIVGSRTHQQEMIHAIEANGMHPVLDRSFALEEIAAAFRHEESGKHFGKICLEF, from the coding sequence ATGAAAAGCATTACCCTTTCAAGCCCCGGCGGCCTGGGACACCTCAGCCTTAACGATAGCGCGGAGCCCGGCGAGCCGGAGAATGGCGAAATACGGGTACGCATTCATGCCTGCTCCCTGAACTATCACGATTATGCAGTGGTTGTCGGGGCAATCCCAACCGAAGACCAGCGCATTCCCATGGCTGATGGCGCTGGTGTCGTGGATGCTGTCGGTGAGGGTGTCAGCGAGTTCAAGGTTGGCGATCATGTGGTGTCAACCTTCTTCCCTGAATGGCTGACTGGCCCCGCCCCTATTGATAACTTTAGCACCACGCCCGGTGACGGTCAGGATGGTTACGCTCGCGAACAGGTCGTTCGCCCAACCAACTGGTTTACCCTCGCACCGAAGGGCTATACCCATGCTGAAGCGGCCACTTTAACCACCGCAGGCTTAACAGCATGGCGGGCACTGGTTATTAACGGTGGCTTAAAAGCAGGCGATACCGTGCTCACGCTGGGTACCGGTGGGGTGTCTGTGTTTGCGCTGCAGTTCGCCAAGATGATGGGCGCGCGGGTCATTTCCACCTCGTCTTCAGACGAAAAACTGGAACGGCTTACAGCATTGGGTGCAGACCACACCATCAATTACAAAACAACCCCGGCTTGGGGCGCAAAGGTTCAGGAACTGACAAACGGCATAGGTGTTGATCACGTTATAGAAGTGGGTGGCCCTGGCACTCTGCCGGAATCCATTGACGCCGTTCGCATTGGCGGCCATATCGCGCTTATAGGCGTACTCACCGGCCGGGCTGGCGATATTCCCACCGCAAAACTGATGGCCAAACAGGCTCGCCTGCAAGGCTTGATTGTGGGCAGCCGAACCCATCAGCAAGAAATGATTCACGCAATTGAAGCAAACGGCATGCACCCGGTTCTTGACCGGTCTTTTGCGCTGGAAGAAATTGCTGCTGCTTTTCGCCATGAAGAATCCGGCAAGCACTTCGGGAAAATCTGCCTGGAGTTCTAA
- a CDS encoding CCGSCS motif protein, with product MVQSFEDVFKGKKAAAVQADSAQHFDPKAQKEAAVEAEIAPKKKGKHGDPGVCCGSCS from the coding sequence ATGGTTCAATCATTTGAAGACGTATTCAAAGGAAAAAAAGCCGCGGCAGTGCAAGCAGATTCAGCTCAGCACTTCGACCCAAAAGCACAAAAAGAAGCCGCTGTTGAAGCCGAGATAGCGCCCAAAAAGAAAGGTAAACACGGCGATCCGGGCGTCTGCTGCGGTTCGTGCTCGTAA
- a CDS encoding 2,3-butanediol dehydrogenase, whose product MKAARFYDKGDIRIEDIPEPTVEPGTVGIDVAWCGICGTDLHEFMEGPIFIPPCGHPHPISGESAPITMGHEFSGVVYEVGEGVDDIKVGQHVVVEPYIIADGVDTGPGASYQLSKNMNFIGLGGHGGGLSEKIAVKRRWVHPISNAIPLDQAALIEPLTVGYHAFVRSGAKTGDVALVGGGGPIGLLLSSVLKAKGITVILTELSAKRKEKAKETGVADYVLDPSEVNVIEEVMKITEGRGVDVSFECTSINDVLDTLVEATKPSGTVVIVSIWSHPATVNVHSVVMKELDVRGTIAYANNHADTIKLVEEGKVNLEPFITQRIQLDDLVSEGFERLIHNNESAVKIIVHT is encoded by the coding sequence ATGAAAGCTGCTCGTTTTTATGACAAAGGTGATATCCGGATTGAAGACATCCCCGAACCGACGGTAGAACCGGGCACTGTGGGCATAGATGTAGCCTGGTGCGGTATCTGTGGTACCGATTTGCACGAATTTATGGAGGGACCTATATTTATTCCTCCGTGCGGCCACCCTCACCCGATCTCAGGGGAATCTGCGCCAATAACAATGGGGCACGAGTTTTCAGGCGTGGTTTACGAAGTGGGTGAAGGTGTAGACGACATCAAAGTTGGCCAGCACGTTGTTGTCGAGCCTTATATTATTGCGGATGGCGTAGACACAGGCCCGGGCGCAAGCTACCAGTTGTCCAAAAACATGAACTTTATTGGCCTTGGTGGCCACGGTGGCGGCTTATCCGAAAAAATCGCAGTCAAACGTCGCTGGGTGCATCCGATTTCTAACGCCATTCCCCTCGATCAAGCCGCTTTGATTGAACCTCTTACGGTTGGCTATCATGCGTTTGTTCGCAGTGGCGCCAAAACCGGTGATGTTGCCCTGGTAGGCGGCGGTGGCCCTATTGGTTTGCTGTTGTCTTCAGTATTAAAGGCAAAGGGGATAACCGTTATCCTTACGGAGCTGAGTGCGAAACGTAAAGAAAAAGCGAAAGAAACCGGCGTTGCGGACTATGTTCTGGACCCTTCTGAAGTCAACGTTATCGAAGAGGTTATGAAGATAACTGAAGGGCGGGGCGTGGATGTTTCGTTTGAGTGCACCAGCATCAACGACGTGCTAGATACACTGGTCGAGGCGACAAAACCGAGCGGAACCGTTGTTATCGTATCGATTTGGAGCCACCCGGCGACGGTGAATGTACACAGCGTTGTGATGAAAGAATTAGACGTGCGCGGAACCATTGCTTACGCAAACAACCATGCAGACACCATCAAGTTGGTGGAAGAAGGCAAAGTGAACCTGGAGCCTTTCATTACTCAGCGAATCCAATTGGACGATCTGGTTTCTGAAGGTTTCGAAAGGCTGATTCATAATAATGAATCAGCAGTGAAGATAATTGTTCATACATAA
- a CDS encoding DUF2235 domain-containing protein, producing the protein MSNLMVACVGDTHVCPIPGHGSSPIIANGATANVDGVPIARVGDACGCGAVIVQGYPLALLDGRPLAHMGSPTSHGGQIITGKPRVLLGVATFTAPVVDFAKAGALNSQGQLTPEAEQALNKDPFGFVEWAKAKGALVDEGLEGATPEEIEASKRYSEGRSDLRPKVTVEAGVFFDGTGNSIGNTGAFERNVDECLTAQAAGAISEETCSAEISQLMEGSYLNAETNVAKLHTLYQPLSTDTVTVENHRIRAYVSGVGTKSGKEDDAWAMGTGMGERGILAKIMLGCQNLADEIYKGAGTRIDNLVLDIFGFSRGAATARHFVNEVQDGVGGALGQAFQEQGIAWPKNVTIRFLGLFDTVAAVVDVRSGDFSAHNANNGDVRVNIAADAVQRAVHLTARDEWRYNFSLNSLRGPDGRLPGHFNEWVLPGAHSDIGGGYPENFHEHIKVVQSRKFLGRHPRESYEYATVLMERRQLIDQGWLGPNNPEATLTVEEAYRRRLKEGEVELQFQLWLDRRVQTEYSRVALRQMYRLAKDAGVPLNTVKPTDIGFSLSDELQPIATQITRHINEGHPLQLMPKEEALLRQRYIHHSAHYQTAGPLFPFKPAPGGVRDIHPNRGLK; encoded by the coding sequence ATGAGCAACCTCATGGTCGCCTGCGTTGGCGACACCCACGTTTGCCCCATCCCCGGCCACGGCAGCAGTCCCATTATTGCGAACGGCGCTACCGCCAATGTAGACGGTGTACCCATCGCCCGGGTAGGCGATGCCTGTGGCTGCGGTGCCGTGATTGTGCAGGGCTATCCTCTTGCCCTCTTGGATGGTCGCCCCCTGGCCCACATGGGCAGCCCAACCTCTCACGGTGGCCAGATCATCACCGGCAAACCCCGTGTCCTATTAGGCGTAGCCACCTTTACGGCACCGGTGGTGGATTTCGCCAAGGCTGGCGCCTTGAACAGCCAGGGCCAACTGACCCCGGAAGCTGAACAGGCGCTGAACAAAGACCCTTTCGGCTTTGTTGAGTGGGCCAAAGCCAAAGGCGCACTGGTAGACGAAGGCCTGGAAGGTGCGACCCCGGAAGAAATCGAAGCTTCGAAGCGCTATTCAGAAGGCCGGTCTGACCTGCGTCCCAAAGTGACCGTTGAAGCCGGCGTGTTCTTCGACGGCACCGGCAACAGCATCGGTAACACCGGTGCCTTTGAGCGAAACGTGGATGAATGCCTGACCGCTCAGGCGGCAGGAGCCATCAGTGAGGAAACCTGCAGCGCTGAAATCTCGCAACTGATGGAGGGGAGCTATCTTAATGCTGAGACCAATGTGGCAAAGCTCCACACGCTCTATCAACCCTTGTCCACCGACACGGTCACCGTAGAGAATCACCGTATTCGCGCGTATGTCTCGGGCGTTGGCACCAAATCCGGTAAAGAGGATGACGCCTGGGCCATGGGCACCGGTATGGGGGAGCGAGGGATTCTAGCCAAGATTATGTTGGGCTGCCAGAACTTAGCCGACGAAATATATAAGGGTGCAGGTACTCGGATAGATAACCTTGTTTTGGATATTTTCGGCTTTAGCCGGGGCGCGGCCACCGCCCGGCATTTTGTGAACGAAGTGCAGGATGGCGTTGGTGGTGCGTTGGGCCAAGCATTTCAGGAGCAGGGCATTGCCTGGCCAAAAAACGTCACCATTCGTTTCTTGGGACTGTTTGATACCGTCGCAGCAGTTGTAGACGTGCGGAGTGGCGACTTTTCAGCTCACAATGCCAACAATGGTGACGTGCGTGTAAATATCGCCGCCGACGCAGTTCAACGAGCAGTTCACCTGACCGCCCGAGACGAATGGCGTTACAACTTTTCCCTCAACAGCCTGCGAGGGCCAGATGGCCGCCTGCCGGGTCATTTTAACGAGTGGGTACTGCCCGGGGCGCACTCCGACATTGGCGGTGGCTACCCCGAAAATTTCCACGAACACATTAAAGTAGTCCAGTCCCGTAAGTTCCTCGGCCGCCACCCCAGAGAAAGCTATGAGTACGCAACAGTACTGATGGAGCGCAGGCAGTTGATTGATCAAGGTTGGCTGGGGCCAAATAACCCTGAAGCCACGTTAACGGTTGAAGAAGCTTACCGGCGGAGGCTAAAAGAAGGCGAAGTCGAATTGCAGTTCCAACTCTGGCTGGACCGGCGAGTACAGACCGAATATTCCCGTGTGGCCCTGCGGCAAATGTACCGGCTGGCAAAAGATGCGGGTGTGCCACTGAATACCGTGAAACCAACAGATATCGGTTTTTCATTATCTGACGAACTCCAACCCATCGCCACCCAGATCACTCGTCACATCAACGAAGGTCATCCACTGCAATTAATGCCCAAAGAAGAAGCCTTACTTCGCCAACGCTACATTCATCACTCGGCCCATTATCAGACCGCCGGACCACTTTTTCCATTCAAACCCGCACCCGGTGGCGTGCGGGACATACATCCAAACAGGGGGCTCAAATGA
- a CDS encoding PBPRA1643 family SWIM/SEC-C metal-binding motif protein, protein MNNLYCESQQRIFLCTLVKWVKRHRIFHHLLYIPLDNRAKTISPRQQPAFIGSGTSFLPIRDSSMSDKFFFKGRQDARQHHTARGGFQINASKKPGSKKFPLTLVVTSEARKQEVEVLVAEADLFASITVDASADAVESIGELTTILDKGVTVTQAKVPARNDPCSCGSGVKFKKCCG, encoded by the coding sequence ATGAACAACCTGTACTGCGAGAGCCAGCAGAGGATTTTCTTATGTACGCTCGTTAAATGGGTTAAACGACATCGTATTTTCCACCATCTACTATATATCCCGCTCGATAACCGTGCTAAAACCATTTCCCCCCGACAGCAACCTGCGTTTATAGGCTCGGGCACATCGTTTTTACCCATCAGAGATAGCAGCATGTCCGACAAGTTCTTTTTTAAAGGCAGGCAGGATGCCCGTCAGCACCATACGGCGCGCGGCGGTTTTCAAATTAATGCCAGCAAAAAGCCGGGTAGTAAGAAGTTCCCGTTAACGTTGGTTGTTACCAGTGAAGCACGAAAGCAAGAAGTTGAAGTTCTCGTAGCCGAAGCAGATCTGTTCGCCAGCATTACGGTAGACGCAAGTGCGGATGCGGTTGAATCCATTGGTGAGCTAACGACGATTCTAGACAAGGGTGTAACCGTAACGCAGGCCAAAGTACCTGCCCGAAACGATCCTTGCAGTTGCGGCAGCGGTGTTAAATTCAAAAAGTGCTGCGGTTAA
- a CDS encoding flavin reductase family protein — MPEDIHFYEPANGHRLAHDPFNALVAPRPIGWISSKSRDGVLNLAPYSFFNAFNYIPPIVGFSSIGYKDSVRNAEETGEFCWNLATRPLAEAMNQTCAAVGPEVDEFVLSGLTPRPSRVISVPHVAESPVTFECRVTQILQLAGADGKKVNTWMVFGEVVGVHIAQHLLVDGIYDTAAGEPILRGGGPADYFAVDASQKFQMHRPK; from the coding sequence ATGCCGGAAGATATTCACTTTTACGAACCCGCCAATGGCCACCGACTGGCACATGACCCATTCAATGCCCTGGTTGCCCCGCGGCCGATTGGATGGATTTCATCCAAAAGCCGTGACGGCGTGCTTAATCTTGCGCCTTATAGCTTCTTCAACGCTTTTAACTATATTCCCCCGATCGTCGGATTCTCCAGCATCGGCTACAAGGATTCCGTCCGCAATGCCGAGGAAACCGGTGAGTTTTGCTGGAATCTGGCGACTCGTCCCTTGGCAGAGGCCATGAACCAAACCTGCGCCGCCGTCGGGCCTGAAGTGGATGAATTCGTTCTTTCAGGGCTGACGCCGAGGCCTTCGCGGGTTATCTCCGTGCCGCACGTGGCGGAAAGTCCGGTAACATTTGAATGTCGGGTCACGCAGATACTTCAGTTGGCAGGCGCCGACGGGAAGAAGGTCAATACCTGGATGGTGTTTGGCGAGGTGGTTGGCGTGCACATAGCGCAACACCTGCTAGTTGATGGCATTTACGATACTGCGGCGGGCGAACCCATTCTTCGCGGCGGCGGACCGGCGGACTACTTTGCAGTGGACGCGTCGCAAAAATTTCAGATGCATCGGCCGAAATAG
- a CDS encoding NADP-dependent oxidoreductase yields the protein MSTYKAINLVKHLKGKPGPELFEVVEKTVPEPGDGEFLVKQAYMSMDPAMMGWMTGDTDSYIPPVELGTVMRSSGVGEVVASRHADFAVGDRVMGMFGWQEMALTDGKGINKVDKKIPLEMALAVFALPGLTATQGLFGCGHPKSGETLVVSGAAGSVGSIVGQLAKAEGLRVIGVVGSQEKADWIINELGFDGAVNYKTDDLSAKLDELVPNGIDVYFENTGGPIQHHVFDRMNAHGRIVVCGMIADYTAETPRPGPSWMRVIKKRLTIQGFTMPDHMHKAQELQAKLAPYVQNGDIKYRTHVLEGLESAMDGLNLFLSGGNKGKLMVKI from the coding sequence ATGAGTACCTACAAAGCGATCAATCTGGTGAAACACCTCAAGGGAAAGCCCGGACCGGAGCTGTTTGAGGTGGTGGAAAAAACCGTACCGGAACCTGGCGATGGCGAATTTCTGGTTAAGCAGGCTTACATGTCTATGGACCCGGCCATGATGGGTTGGATGACCGGCGACACCGATAGCTATATCCCACCCGTAGAGCTGGGAACGGTGATGCGTTCATCTGGCGTTGGTGAGGTGGTTGCCTCCAGGCACGCTGATTTTGCCGTGGGCGATCGGGTGATGGGAATGTTCGGCTGGCAGGAAATGGCTCTTACCGACGGCAAAGGTATCAACAAGGTGGATAAAAAAATACCACTGGAAATGGCGCTGGCGGTTTTTGCATTGCCGGGCCTGACTGCCACTCAGGGGCTGTTCGGCTGTGGTCATCCCAAATCGGGTGAAACGCTGGTGGTGTCTGGAGCGGCGGGCTCGGTCGGCTCGATTGTCGGCCAGTTGGCCAAAGCGGAAGGCCTGCGAGTTATTGGTGTTGTTGGCAGCCAAGAGAAAGCAGACTGGATTATTAACGAGCTGGGTTTTGACGGTGCTGTAAACTATAAAACCGACGACCTGAGCGCAAAACTGGATGAATTGGTGCCGAATGGCATAGACGTGTATTTCGAAAACACCGGTGGCCCGATTCAGCACCACGTGTTCGATCGCATGAACGCGCACGGCCGTATTGTGGTGTGCGGGATGATTGCCGATTACACCGCCGAAACGCCGCGCCCTGGCCCAAGCTGGATGCGTGTTATCAAAAAACGTTTGACCATCCAGGGCTTCACTATGCCCGACCACATGCACAAGGCGCAGGAGCTGCAAGCCAAATTGGCCCCTTATGTTCAGAACGGCGATATCAAATATCGCACGCATGTTCTGGAAGGGCTGGAGTCGGCTATGGACGGCCTGAACCTGTTCCTGAGCGGTGGTAACAAAGGCAAATTGATGGTGAAAATCTAG
- the phaZ gene encoding polyhydroxyalkanoate depolymerase, giving the protein MMYFAHEIGRAALKPMRMLTSAHSTLLQHRLSPLSRIPGSRSIASAYDVFGDLTHRYSKPAFNLTTTVCDGQQVDVHETILCRKPFAQLKHFKRDVTRPNDPKLLIVAPLSGHFASLLRGTVEAMLPEHDVYITDWRDACKVPLSDGDFGLDDYIDYVIDFIDHLGPDTHVLAVCQPVVPVLAATAIMAEDGHPAAPRSLTLMSGPIDGRVDPTAPCKVATEHSLAWFKRNLVHPVPAPYPGAMREVYPGFLQLTGFVNMNFDRHVDAYRGLFRSIRDKETEKVSRHREFYNEYLAVMDLPATYYLDTIERVFQEFHLARGCFKHRGRLVNPAAIRNTALMTVEGEKDDISSPGQTYAAQDLCVNVPDSRRLHHLQPDVGHYGVFNGSKWRESIAPRLRDFIRAS; this is encoded by the coding sequence ATGATGTACTTTGCCCACGAGATAGGCCGCGCCGCCCTCAAGCCCATGCGCATGCTCACCAGCGCCCACAGCACCCTACTCCAACACCGCCTGAGCCCCTTATCCCGCATTCCTGGGTCACGCAGCATTGCCTCGGCTTACGATGTGTTCGGAGATCTCACCCACCGCTACTCGAAACCGGCTTTCAATCTGACTACAACCGTCTGTGACGGCCAGCAAGTCGACGTTCATGAAACCATCTTGTGCCGCAAGCCGTTTGCGCAGCTCAAACACTTTAAACGTGACGTAACGCGGCCCAATGACCCGAAACTGCTGATCGTAGCGCCGCTGTCCGGCCACTTTGCTTCGCTCTTGCGTGGCACCGTGGAGGCCATGTTGCCGGAACATGACGTGTACATTACCGACTGGCGCGATGCCTGCAAGGTTCCGCTGTCAGACGGTGATTTTGGTCTTGATGATTACATCGACTACGTCATCGACTTCATCGACCACCTTGGGCCGGACACCCACGTACTGGCCGTCTGCCAGCCCGTGGTACCAGTGCTTGCTGCCACCGCCATCATGGCAGAGGATGGCCACCCCGCCGCCCCGCGATCGCTAACGTTGATGAGCGGCCCCATAGACGGTCGCGTCGACCCCACCGCGCCGTGTAAAGTGGCCACCGAACATAGCCTGGCGTGGTTCAAACGCAATCTGGTCCATCCGGTACCCGCGCCCTACCCCGGAGCCATGCGCGAGGTTTACCCCGGATTCCTGCAGCTGACCGGGTTTGTAAACATGAATTTCGACCGCCACGTTGATGCCTATCGCGGCCTATTTAGGTCCATTCGCGACAAAGAGACCGAGAAGGTCAGCCGCCACCGTGAGTTCTACAACGAGTACCTGGCGGTAATGGACCTGCCAGCCACTTATTATCTGGACACCATAGAGCGCGTCTTTCAGGAGTTTCATCTAGCTCGGGGCTGCTTCAAGCACCGCGGTCGACTGGTGAATCCCGCTGCCATTCGTAACACGGCTCTGATGACTGTCGAAGGTGAGAAAGACGACATTTCGAGCCCTGGACAAACCTATGCCGCGCAAGATTTGTGCGTCAATGTGCCAGACTCCCGCCGCCTGCATCACCTGCAACCGGATGTTGGCCATTATGGTGTATTCAACGGCAGTAAATGGCGCGAATCCATTGCGCCGCGGTTGCGGGACTTCATCCGCGCGTCCTAA
- a CDS encoding DUF3010 family protein: protein MRVCGVELTGSDAVVCLLNLDQGHFSLPDSKVRKLSLKKNHTRADLQEFQVLFVEFLVGHGVNKVAIKERMPKGKFAGGAISFKLEAAIQLMTSADIEVVLLPPALIKSTLSSNPLPVPFADTGLKIFQETAFTAAYVGHMAK, encoded by the coding sequence ATGCGCGTTTGTGGTGTTGAATTAACCGGCAGCGATGCCGTGGTGTGTTTGCTGAACCTGGATCAGGGGCATTTCAGTCTGCCAGACAGTAAGGTTCGTAAGTTAAGTCTGAAGAAAAATCACACCCGTGCTGATCTGCAGGAGTTTCAGGTGTTGTTCGTGGAGTTTCTGGTGGGGCACGGCGTTAATAAAGTGGCTATTAAAGAGCGTATGCCAAAAGGCAAGTTCGCTGGCGGTGCCATCAGCTTCAAGTTAGAAGCAGCTATTCAATTAATGACCAGTGCCGACATTGAGGTTGTTTTGCTTCCGCCTGCACTGATTAAATCGACGCTCTCATCGAACCCTTTGCCTGTTCCGTTTGCAGACACCGGTTTGAAGATTTTTCAGGAAACCGCGTTTACCGCGGCTTATGTGGGGCATATGGCAAAGTAG